TGACTCCAGATTACCAAACCCGTCAATATCCAAATAAATAAGGTTTGGAAATTTTGAAAGAAAATCTAGGGAAGAACAATCATCGCAACTTATCATTAAATGCCTGACTGATGGAAGTAAAGGAAAATCTTTAATTTGTTCATTTGTAATTCTAAAACATTTTATTGTTTCGATTGACTTAAAATTAGAAAGCAGATTAATGTTATCTGAATTTCTATTCAGACAAATTCCTTTTACGTTTTGATCATAATCTGTAATTTTCAGATCATAATTAAATGAAGATATAGAATTGTGAATATAATCTCCGTATTCAGTTATTTTATATTTTTCCATAATTTTTATTAAAATGAGCGAAATGCGGGCTGTATTAAAGACAAACTCAATTTCGGTCGAACCTAGCCGACATTTTTTTCATCAACTAAATTAATAAAAAAGGTGAGTGGAAAAATAGCCGCAACAACTTCTGTCTAAACCTAGCAGGTCTTCGAGACCTGTTAGGTTTTTATTTAAGCGCATTCATACACTACGATTGATTTCTCAAAAATTCATCCACTGTTTTTTTAGCTTCAGCCACATCATGCACTCTTAAGATTTTAGCGCCCTGTTCCAAAACTTTCCGATGAAGCTTTTGGGTTTCCTCATTAATATCTAAGGGTGATTTTCCGAGAGGCTTATAGATAAATGATTTTCTGGAAATTCCTATCAATAAAGGAAATTTTCCAAATCCAAGATATTCTGTCTCGCCAATCATTTTCATCTGGTCTTCCACTGTTTTTCCAAAGCCGAACCCGGGATCAAGGATAATATCTTTTACACCTCCCTTCAACAGTTCATCTGTTTTTTGAGAAAAATAACGATTTACTTCCAGGGTAATATCTTCAAATTTGATCTTATCATGCATCGTTTCATAGGACGGGTTGATGTGCATCAGAATATACGGAAGTCCTGTTTCTGCTGCTGCATCAAACATCTTGTCATCATACTGCCCGCCGGAAATATCATTGATCATATCAATTCCTTCATGATAACCAAACTTCACAGTTTCTGCATAGAAAGTATCCAGAGAAATCAACGCTTCCGGAAATTCTTTTTTAATTTGGGAAATGATGTTTCCCAGCCTTTTTATTTCCTCTTCACTGCTTAAAAATTCCGCATTCGGACGGGTGGATTGCGGGCCGATGTCGATTATTTCAGCACCTTCTTTCAGGAGTTTTTCGGTCTGTTTCAATGCTGTCTCTTCAGAATTAAATTTTCCTCCATCTGAAAAAGAATCTGGCGTAAGATTCAGAATTCCCATAATCTTTGGAGTATCCAGCTGTACCAGACGGCCGTTGCAATTGATTGAAAAGGTTTGAGGATCTAACAACTGAAAGGTTTGAGTGGTTGAGAGCATTGAATCGATGATTGATAAATGATTTTAAGTACTGCAAAAATAGTGATTTTACAGAATTGCATTGATCTATTGATTTAAAATATCTACAGCCTAACGGTATGAAATATAAATCTTCACAATCATCAACAGGAAGTCCAACCAAAACCTTAAACTCTAAACCTTGAACCTTGAACCTTGAACCTTGAACTTTGAACTTTAAACATTACCTACACCTTCACTCCTGCTTCTCCACTCTCCAAACCTCTCCGTTTTCAAACCCGAAACTAATTCGTATATTTGAAAGATTAAGAGAATTTATGTCAGAAACATCAGTACAGTTCGGAAAAGTTATTAGTGAGTGCCGTAATCTTTTCAGCAAAAAAATGCAGGATTACGGAGCAGCATGGAGGGTTTTGAGACCCAGTTCTATTACGGATCAGATTTACATTAAAGTCAACAGAATCCGCACCCTGCAGATGACTGATAAAAAAATGGTGGATGAGAGTGAAGAAGATGAATTCATTGCCATTGTAAACTACTCTATTATCGGACTGATCCAGCTTGAAAAAGGCCTTTCCAATGATTTTAACGAAAACAGAGAAGAGATCATCGCTCTTTACGATCAATATGCTCAGGAAGCACTGGCCTTAATGGAGCGTAAAAATCATGATTATGGTGAAGCATGGAGAGATATGAGAATCACTTCCATTACCGATCTTATTTATCAGAAAGTATTAAGAACAAAGCAGATTGAAGACAATCAGGGAAAAACCATTGTCTCTGAAGGCTTGGATGCCAACTATTTCGATATGCTGAATTACGCTGTTTTCTGTCTGATCAAATTCTCAGAAAAAGAAATGAATACTGAACCCAAAAAATAATTTGATATGCTTAAAGGTTTATTACGTTTTATTGTTGCTGTGATCTTCATCCTTTCAGGTTTTGTAAAGGCAGTGGATCTGGTAGGTTTTTCCTTCAAAATGGAAGAATATTTTTCACCTTCCGTTTTCAACATGCCTTTCCTTGAAAAATTTGCGCTGCTGTTTTCAATTATAGTGGTCATACTGGAACTTTTCCTCGGATTTATGCTGTTGCTTAAAATAAAACTTAAATTTACTCTTTCAGCATTAATTGCTCTTTGTATTTTCTTCGGATTCCTTACCTTTTATTCCGCTTATTTCAATGTGGTAACGGACTGCGGATGTTTCGGGGATGCTGTGAAATTTACGCCGTGGCAAAGTTTCATTAAAGATATTGTTCTTCTGGCAGGGCTGATCCTTCTGTTTATCCTGTACAGAAAAGAGTTCAGGAAAAAAGATGAGTACAGCAGCACGCCTCAAAAATCTTCCGGAAATTTTAAGTATTATATTCTGGGAATCTTCTCATTGATCATGATCTATATTATGGCTCAGGGCATCATGCATGAACCGATGATTGATTTCCGTGATTATAAAATAGGAACCAACATCAAAGCGGAAAAAGAAAAGATCAATAAAAATCCGTCGGAATACAAAACATTTTATTCCCTTAAAAACCAAAAGACCGGAGAAACAGCCAATGTAGATCAGGACGACTACATCAAAGAAACAAAATACTGGGCAGAAGGTTCCCCATGGAAAATAGAGGAAGGAAAAAATAAATCTGTCCTGATTAAAGAAGGCTACAAATCTGAGATCGCAAAATTTAAAATTGATGATCCTGCAGGAATGGAACTGACTGAAGAAATCATCAATGCTCCTAAAGCAATTCTTGTCTTTTCTTATCACCCGAAAGATGTACCTGCCGATCTTCTTCAAAAAACAGAAGCTAAAGTAAACGCACAAAAAGGGGTTGTAATCTACGGAGTTTCTACTCTTCCGAATACTTT
This region of Chryseobacterium vaccae genomic DNA includes:
- the folP gene encoding dihydropteroate synthase — encoded protein: MLSTTQTFQLLDPQTFSINCNGRLVQLDTPKIMGILNLTPDSFSDGGKFNSEETALKQTEKLLKEGAEIIDIGPQSTRPNAEFLSSEEEIKRLGNIISQIKKEFPEALISLDTFYAETVKFGYHEGIDMINDISGGQYDDKMFDAAAETGLPYILMHINPSYETMHDKIKFEDITLEVNRYFSQKTDELLKGGVKDIILDPGFGFGKTVEDQMKMIGETEYLGFGKFPLLIGISRKSFIYKPLGKSPLDINEETQKLHRKVLEQGAKILRVHDVAEAKKTVDEFLRNQS
- a CDS encoding DUF1599 domain-containing protein, which gives rise to MSETSVQFGKVISECRNLFSKKMQDYGAAWRVLRPSSITDQIYIKVNRIRTLQMTDKKMVDESEEDEFIAIVNYSIIGLIQLEKGLSNDFNENREEIIALYDQYAQEALALMERKNHDYGEAWRDMRITSITDLIYQKVLRTKQIEDNQGKTIVSEGLDANYFDMLNYAVFCLIKFSEKEMNTEPKK
- a CDS encoding BT_3928 family protein yields the protein MLKGLLRFIVAVIFILSGFVKAVDLVGFSFKMEEYFSPSVFNMPFLEKFALLFSIIVVILELFLGFMLLLKIKLKFTLSALIALCIFFGFLTFYSAYFNVVTDCGCFGDAVKFTPWQSFIKDIVLLAGLILLFILYRKEFRKKDEYSSTPQKSSGNFKYYILGIFSLIMIYIMAQGIMHEPMIDFRDYKIGTNIKAEKEKINKNPSEYKTFYSLKNQKTGETANVDQDDYIKETKYWAEGSPWKIEEGKNKSVLIKEGYKSEIAKFKIDDPAGMELTEEIINAPKAILVFSYHPKDVPADLLQKTEAKVNAQKGVVIYGVSTLPNTFKTIKNTLMDGTAIKTIARSNPFVLVLEKGKIVDKQPAKDYIK